The genomic stretch CAAGCTGGTCGCCCGGCAGCACCGGCTGACGGAAACGCAGTTTGTCGGAACCGACAAAGTAGTACAGGGTGCCATCGGCCGGCTTGGCATCGAGCATCTTGAAACCAAGGATGCCGGCCGCCTGGGCCATGGCTTCGATGATCAGGACACCCGGCATGATCGGGTGTGCCGGGAAGTGGCCATTGAAAAACGGCTCGTTGATGCTGACATTCTTGTAGGCACGAATGCTCTGGGCCTCGAAGTCCAGATCCGTCACACGGTCTACCAGCAGGAACGGGTAGCGGTGAGGCAGGTATTCGCGAATCTCGTTGATGTCCATCATTTCGGTGGGGAAGCCTGTAATAAGAATAGGGAGCGCAGGTGCTGACCACACGCTCCTTTTGCAATCCAAAGAGGAGCCAGCTAGCGACTGTTCACTCTTGCTCAGGGAATGGTATCAGCCTTCTGATGTCGGCAGGCCACCTGAGGTCACGGTATCGACGCGTTTTTCCAGCTGCTGGAGACGCTTGGCCATGTCGTCCAGGTGGCGGATACGCGCGGCGCTCTTGCGCCATTCAGCCAGCGGCTGCATGGCAGTGCCGGAAGAATAGGAACCCGGTTCAGTGATCGAACGGGTAACCATGGTCATTCCGGAAACGAAAACGTTATCGCAAATATCGATGTGCCCAACCAGCCCCACACCACCGGCCAGCATGCAGTGCTTGCCGATGCGCGTACTGCCGGAGATTCCGACGCAAGCGGCCATGGCAGTGTGATCACCGATCTGAACGTTGTGAGCGATCTGGATCTGGTTATCCAGCTTGACCCCGTCGCCGATCCGGGTGTCGGACAGCGCGCCACGGTCGACTGCAGTATTGACACCGATCTCAACGTCATCACCAATGGTGACGCCGCCGATCTGTGCAATCTTGCGCCAGATGCCCTTCTCGTTGGCAAAGCCGAAGCCCTCGCCGCCGATCACGGCACCCGACTGAATGACCACACGCTTGCCGATGGTTACGTCGTGATACAGCGTGACCCGCGGTGCCAGCCAACCGCCCTCGCCGATCACGCAACGTGCGCCGACCACGCAGTGTGCACCCACGCTGACATTGGCCGCGATGCGCGCACCGCTTTCGATGACCGCGAACGGCCCGATGCTGGCACTGGCATCCACCTGCGCGTCCTCAGCTACCACGGCGCTGGGATGAATACCCGCCACAGCCTTGGGTTTGGGGTCGAACAGGTGGGAAATGCGTGCGTAGGCCAGGTACGGATCGGCGACGATCAGTGCATTGCCGGCAAAGCCTTCGGCATCCGCCGCCTTCAGCAGCACTGCAGCCGCCTGGCTGTCGTCCAGGAATTTGCGGTACTGCGGGTTGGCGAGGAAGCTCAACTGACCGGGGCCAGCCTCCTGCAAGGTGGCCAGCCCGGTAATCTGCAGCGCCTCGGGCCCCTTGAGGGTGGCTCCAAGTGCCTCGGCCAGCTGGCCTAGCGTCATGGTCACACTCATATCAACGGGCTTGGTTCATGCGCTCGATGACTTGGCGGGTGATGTCGTACTGAGGCTTGACATCGATGACCGCACCACGCTCGAGGACCAGGTCGTAGCCGCCCTTCTTGATCACTTCCTCGACAGCGCCATCCAGCTTCGGCTTCAGCTGCTTGAGCATGTCGCGATCAGCAACGGCCTTGGCTTCGTTCAGCTCCTTGGACTGGAACTGGAAGTCGCGAGCCTTTTGCTTGAACTCGAGCTCCAGGCGCTCACGCTCCTGCTGCTGCATCTTGTCGCCGCCCTTGATCAGGCGGTCCTGGATGCCCTTGGCACTGCTTTCCAGGCTTTTCAGCTTGGTCAGTTGCGGACCGAACTTCTTCTCGGCATCCACCGCATACTTCTTGGCGGCATCCGACTCGAGCAGGGCCATCTGGTAGTTCAGGACGGCAACCTTCATTTCGGCGAAAGCCGGGGTGGCGACCAGCGCCGCGGCCACTACGGCCAGTTGAGCCAATTTACGCACGATGCACTCCTGGATAAACCGTTGTCGTTAAGCAGGGGCCGACCTTAGAAGGTCTGGCCCAGAGAGAATTGGAACACCTGGGTATCGGCATCGTCCGGCTTCTTGACCGGCATTGCCAGACTGAAGCTCAACGGGCCCAGAGCGGTAATCCAGGTCACGCCCAGGCCGACCGAACTGGCCATGCCCGAGAACCCGACCTTCTCGCAATCAGGTTTGTTGCCGCAATTGGTGTCGAACACGTTACCCACGTCCCAGAACACGGAGGTGCGCAGTGAACGCTGGTCCTTGACGAACGGCAGCGGGAACAGCAGCTCGGCACCGCCCTGCACCAGCACGTTACCACCAAACGGCAACGGATCCTGATCCGGGTCGCGGATAGTGCCCGGCTTGCCGCCATTGGCCTCGCCGCGGCTAGGCGTACTGCGTGGGCCCAGGCTGCTGTCCTTGAAGCCACGGACAGAGTTGAAACCACCCGCGAAATAATTCTCGTAGAACGGCAGGCCAGAGGTGCTGCCGTAACCATCACCATAGCCCAGCTCGGTATGCAGGCGCAGGGTGTAGTCATTGGTGATCGGTTTGAACAGCTGGCCACGGTAGTCAAGCTTGAAGAACGACAGGTCGCTGCCCGGAATGGTGGACTCCAGGGTCAGGCTTTGCGAGTGACCACGGGTGGCCAGTACGCCTTTGTTCAGGGTCGACTCGGACCAGCCGATCGAGGCCTTGAAGTTCAGGAAATTGTCACCTTCCTGCTCGAGGAAGTCGAAAATCTCGTCAACGGTGTACTTGCCGGTCTTGATCTTGTCCTGCTGCACGCTCAGGCCGTAGGTCAGGCGCGAAGTCTCGCTGATCGGGTAGCCCAGGCTGACGCCGGCACCGTAGCTGTCCACCGCATAGCTGGCGACGTCGACGTCGAGGTCGTCGTAATCGGTGCTGCGGTAGAAGGCGTTATAACCCAGGCTGACGCCATCGGC from Pseudomonas putida encodes the following:
- the fabZ gene encoding 3-hydroxyacyl-ACP dehydratase FabZ, with product MMDINEIREYLPHRYPFLLVDRVTDLDFEAQSIRAYKNVSINEPFFNGHFPAHPIMPGVLIIEAMAQAAGILGFKMLDAKPADGTLYYFVGSDKLRFRQPVLPGDQLVLEAKFLSRKSMIWKFECRALVDGKPVCSAEITCAERSL
- the lpxD gene encoding UDP-3-O-(3-hydroxymyristoyl)glucosamine N-acyltransferase — translated: MSVTMTLGQLAEALGATLKGPEALQITGLATLQEAGPGQLSFLANPQYRKFLDDSQAAAVLLKAADAEGFAGNALIVADPYLAYARISHLFDPKPKAVAGIHPSAVVAEDAQVDASASIGPFAVIESGARIAANVSVGAHCVVGARCVIGEGGWLAPRVTLYHDVTIGKRVVIQSGAVIGGEGFGFANEKGIWRKIAQIGGVTIGDDVEIGVNTAVDRGALSDTRIGDGVKLDNQIQIAHNVQIGDHTAMAACVGISGSTRIGKHCMLAGGVGLVGHIDICDNVFVSGMTMVTRSITEPGSYSSGTAMQPLAEWRKSAARIRHLDDMAKRLQQLEKRVDTVTSGGLPTSEG